CATCGAATAGACTTTCACCGGGAAGGTGATCGTGTCGGGACCGCTGGTGAAATAGGTGATCACGAAATCGTCGAGGCTGAGCGTGAACGACAGGAGCGCCCCGGCGACGAGCGCGGGCTTGATGTGCGGGATCAGCACGTCGCGGAACACCTGCCATTCGCTGGCACCCAGATCCTTCGCGGCTTCTTCCTGCTCGCGGTTGAAGGTCGCGAGGCGCGAGCGCACGACCATCGTCACAAAGGGGAAGCAGAAGGTGATGTGCGCGATGGTGATCGCGCCGAGGTTGAACGGCCAGACCAGGTCTGTCGGCCAGTCGACCGCCGCGAAGAACATCAGGAAAGCGACGCCAAGGCAGATTTCGGGAACGATGATCGGCAGCGAGATCGTCCCGTCGACCGCGCTTTTGAGCGGGAAGCGGAAGCGCCACAGCATCACGGCCGCGACCGCGCCGAGCACGAGGCTGACGATCGTTGCGAGCGCCGCAATCGTCAGCGAATTGATCAGCGCTTCGACGAGCTGGTCGTTGCCGAGCGCCTTTTCATAATATTTGGTCGTGAAACCGCGCCACACGACGTTGCGCTTGCTGTCGTTGAAGCTGAAGATCATCAGCACGATTAGCGGCGCATAGAGGAAGACCATCACCGCGCCGACCCAGAGGCGCATCCACAGGGTGCGGCTATATTCGAGCGGTGCTACAGGCGTGCGGGCAAAGAGGGCCATCAGCGGACCTCGGGCACTTTTTTGCGCATCGACTGGATCGCGATCAGCGCGAACATTGCGTATATCAGCAAGAAGGAGAGCGCGGCGCCGAAGGGCCAGTCGTTCGCTTTCTTGAACTGGCGTTCGATGACGTTGGCGATCATCTGGCTGTCGGTCCCGCCCATCAGATCGGGCGTGAGATAAGCGCCGAGCGCGGGGATCAAAGTGATCATTACCCCTGCGACGATGCCCGGCGCGGCGAGCGGCACGACGATGCGCATGATCGTGCGGAAATGCCCCGCGCCGAGGTCGAGGCTCGCCTCGATCAGGCTGCGGTCGAGCCGGTCGAGCGCGGCGTAGAGCGGCAGGACCATGAAGGGCAGGTGGACGTAGACAAGCCCGAAGACGACCGCGAAATTATTGAAGAGCAGCTGCACCGGCTCCCATGTCGGGAGCGGCTGGAGCCCGACCAGCGTTTTGATCCAGCTCGTTCCCTCCCACAGCGCCCCAAGCCCTTTGTTGGCGAAGCCCTGCGTGCCGAGAAGCATCATCAGCGCATAGGTACGGATGAGCAAATTGGTCCAGAAGGGCAGCATGATGCCGAGCAGCAGCCACGGCCGCCATTTCTCGCTGGCAAAGGTGATTGCCATCGCGACAGGAAAGCCGATGATCAGGCAGATCAGCGTGACGAGCGCCGCGACCGCGAAGCTCTTGCCGAAAATGGTCAGGTACAGCCACTCGGTCGCGCGCTTATAATTGTCGAGCGTGCCCGAAATGTCGATTTCGGTCAGCCCCTTGTTTTCGCCGAAGCTGTAGAGCCAGACGATCGCCATGGGGACGAGGAAGAAGAGGATGATCCAGAACAGCGTCGGCAGCGATACCGCCGCAAAAACCCCCTTGTTCGTTTTCCAGTCCTGTTCGGCCACCCCCCGATGCCCCCTTCAGACCGTCAGGCCGCCCGGACCCGCGTGAAGGCTTCCTCGTACAGCGGCTGCAACTCGGGATTGAAGCGCGCATATTCGCATTTCGCGAGCGCTTCCGGAGGCGGGAAGATCACCGGGTTGTTCTTGTAGCTGTCAGGCATCAACGCCTTTGCCGCCGCGTTGGGCGTCGGGTAGAGGATCGTCTCGGTGATTTCCTTGTCGACGTTGGCGTCGAGGATATAGTTGATGAAGGCGTGGGCGTTCTTCGGATGCGGCGCCCCCTTCGGGATGCACAGATTGTCCGAATTGAGCTGGCTGCCTTCTTTGGGCACGACGAAGTCGATGTCGGCGTCCTCGACCATCGCCTGCGCGATGTCGCCATTATATTCGAGCACGACGTCGACGTCTCCCTTCAGCAACAGGTCCTGTCCGTCATCCTCGTGGAACTTCTTCACATTGGGCTTTTGCTTGATCATCATCTTCTCGATCGTCGCGATGTCCGCGGGGGTCAGCGCATTGACCGATTTGCCGAGATATTTACCATAGAGACGGAACATGTCGCCGGCCTCCGACAACCAAGCGATGCGGCCGGCATATTCGGGGCTGTCGAACAGTATCTTCCAGCTGTCGGGCTTTGCCGACACTTTCGACTTGCGATAGCCGATCCCGAGCGCGAGCCAGGTGTAGGGCATCGAATATTTGCGCTGCAGGTCATATTCGACGTTGATATAGGCCGGGTCGATATTCTTCTTGTTCGGAATTTGCGCATGGTCGAGCGGCAGCAGCATGCCCGCCTTGTGCATCCGCTCGACGAAGTCGTTCGACGGCACGATCACGTCATAACCGGGGTTGCCGGCCTTGAATTTCGCGAACAGCACGTCGTTGCTGTCGAACAGGTCCATCGTGACGTCGACGCCCGTCGCTTCCTTGAAATTGTCGAGCGTATTCTCGCCGATATAGGTGTCCCAATTGTAGAAGTTGAGCTTGGCTTCCTCGCCGTTCGAGAGCTTCTTGCCGCCCTCCTTGCTGCACGCCGCGAGACCGCCGAAGCTGATGCCGATTGCCGCGACTCCCATCGCTTGCAGAAGCGAGCGGCGCCCGCGGGTTTGCTTGATCAGTTCGAACGGATCCATGTCGCAGCCTCCCTGTATGTGACGTCAAGCTGACTCAATAAAGTCGGCTTGGAAAGAGCTTTTTTGCGCCGCACCAAGTTTCTTTGAAACTTTCATGCGTTGCGTAGATACCAATCGTAATCGAGCGTCGGGACGACGCCGAAATAGCGATCCTGCTCGACGCGCTTCACGATGCTGAACATGTCGACGAAACGGGTGCCGAGATAGTCGCGCATCAGCTTCGATGCGTGGAAACGGTCGACCGCGGCGAACCAGTTCGACGGCGGCTTGTCGTCGCCGCTGTTGTCGCGGTCGTAGCCGTTGCCGACGACCGCCGTGCCGGGATCGATCTTGTTCGTCATGCCGTGGTGCATGCCCGCGAGAACCGCCGCGACCGCAAGATAGGGGTTCGCATCGGCGCCGCACGCGCGATGCTCGACATGGCGGCTCGGTGGTGGGCCTGCGGGGATGCGGAAGGACACGGTGCGGTTGTTGACGCCCCAGGTCGGCGCGACGGGAGCATAGCTGTTCGCCTTGAAGCGCCGATAGCTGTTCGCGTGCGGCGCGAAGAGCGCAAACGCGTCGCCGACGCTGCCGATCATGCCGCCGATCGCGTGGCGCAGCGCGGGAGTGCCTTCGGGATCGTCGCTGGCAAAGATATTGGCGCCGCTGGCATCGTTAACCGAGACGTGGATGTGCATGCCGCTGCCCGCTTGTTCGGCAAACGGCTTGGCCATGAACGTAGCCTCGAGGCCGTGTTGCTGGGCGATCGCCTTGACGAGCCGCTTGTACATGATCGCATCGTCGCAGGCGCGCAAGGCATCGGGCTTGTGGCGCAATGTCAGTTCGAACTGGCCGGGCGCGAATTCGGAGATGGCACTTTCGAGCGGGAGATCCTGCACGTCGGTCGCGGCGTAGAGCGCGTCGAAAAAGGGACGGAAATCGTCGAGTTCGCGCAGACCGTAAACCTCGACATTGCGCGGCGTATCGCGGCTGTAGCCGGGGCGGGCGGGCCGGATGGCGCCATCGCGGGCGCGGCGCGGGTCGACGAGGTAAAATTCGAGCTCGACTGCGAGCACCGGGGTCAGCCCGTCGGCGGTAATGCGGTCGATCACGCCGCCGAGCACATGGCGCGGGTCGAGATCGTGCGGCGTGCCGTCGAGCTCGTAGAAATCGACGAGAAATTGCGCGGCGTTGTCGCCGCCCCACGGGGTACGGACGAGGGTGCCGGGGATCGGCTTCATCGAGCGATCGGCGTCGCCATCCTCCCAGACGAGGCCGGTTTCGACCGTGTCCTGCCCGGTGATGTCGACAACCGTGATCGAGCCGGGGAACATGCGCCCGCTCTCATACACGGCGAGAACCTCATGCTGGCGCAGCCGCTTACCGCGCGGCACGCCGCCGAAGTCGGTGTAGATCATCTCGACCGAATCGACCTCGGGGTTCGCCTTGAAAAAGGCTTCCGCCTCCGAACGCGGCGCGATCACGCCCGATGACTTCGACATCGCCCCACTACTCCTTCAATGCACGCACGCAGTCGGCGAATGCGCCGACCAGCCGGTCGATCTGGTCGTCCGCGGTAACCGGGCTCACCAACATCATATTGTGAAACGGCGCCAGCAAAATCCCGCGCGTTGCGAGGAAGAGGTGGATCGCCGCTTCGAGTTCGGGATGCATCGCCGCCTTCGCCTCGCCGCCGTTGCTTGGCGGGGCGGGGCAGGTCAGGAATTCGACGCGGGCGCCGACCTGCGTGACGTGCCAGTCGAGGCCGGCGATGGCGATTTCCTGCTCCAGCCCGGCAACGAGCCGCGCCGCACCGCGCAGCATGTGGTCATAGGCGGCGGGCGTGATGACGTCGGACAGCATCGCATCCATCGCAGTGATGGCCAGCGCGTTGGCGGACAGCGTGGTGCCGATGCCGCTGTGCCCAGAGGGGCGCGAGGCGTTCAGTGCAGCCATGCGATCAGCGACCGCCGCCGAAAACCCGTAGACGGCGCAGGGCACGCCGCCGCCGATCGACTTGCCGACGACGATCAGGTCGGGGGTGGGGCCGTGCGTGACGCCATGGCCGCCATAGCCGGAGGAAATCGTATGCGTTTCGTCGAAGACGAGGAGCGTCCCGGTCTCGTCGCAAAGCCGGCGGAGCGTCGCCAGAAAGCCCGGCGCATCGCGCACCATGCCGACGTTGGTCATCACCGGCTCGGCGAGTACGCACGCGATGTCGCCGCCGCGGAGCGCCATCGCCAGGGCTGCCTCGTCATTGAACTCGATCACCGTGGTGGTGTCGCGTAAGTCGTGGACCTGTCCGACCAGGCTGGCACGCATCGCGGGCGCGCCGCCCTTCAGGTCGACAAAGGCGTCGTCGACCGCGCCATGGTAGGCGCCGTTGAAGGTCAGTATTTTGGGGCGCCCGCTGATCCCGCGGCACCAGCGGATCACAGCGCGATTG
This window of the Sphingopyxis sp. CCNWLW2 genome carries:
- a CDS encoding ABC transporter permease, with product MALFARTPVAPLEYSRTLWMRLWVGAVMVFLYAPLIVLMIFSFNDSKRNVVWRGFTTKYYEKALGNDQLVEALINSLTIAALATIVSLVLGAVAAVMLWRFRFPLKSAVDGTISLPIIVPEICLGVAFLMFFAAVDWPTDLVWPFNLGAITIAHITFCFPFVTMVVRSRLATFNREQEEAAKDLGASEWQVFRDVLIPHIKPALVAGALLSFTLSLDDFVITYFTSGPDTITFPVKVYSMVRFSVTPEVNAASTLLILLTVALTFVALKLQGVKAIAETH
- a CDS encoding ABC transporter permease produces the protein MAEQDWKTNKGVFAAVSLPTLFWIILFFLVPMAIVWLYSFGENKGLTEIDISGTLDNYKRATEWLYLTIFGKSFAVAALVTLICLIIGFPVAMAITFASEKWRPWLLLGIMLPFWTNLLIRTYALMMLLGTQGFANKGLGALWEGTSWIKTLVGLQPLPTWEPVQLLFNNFAVVFGLVYVHLPFMVLPLYAALDRLDRSLIEASLDLGAGHFRTIMRIVVPLAAPGIVAGVMITLIPALGAYLTPDLMGGTDSQMIANVIERQFKKANDWPFGAALSFLLIYAMFALIAIQSMRKKVPEVR
- a CDS encoding glutamine synthetase family protein, with the protein product MSKSSGVIAPRSEAEAFFKANPEVDSVEMIYTDFGGVPRGKRLRQHEVLAVYESGRMFPGSITVVDITGQDTVETGLVWEDGDADRSMKPIPGTLVRTPWGGDNAAQFLVDFYELDGTPHDLDPRHVLGGVIDRITADGLTPVLAVELEFYLVDPRRARDGAIRPARPGYSRDTPRNVEVYGLRELDDFRPFFDALYAATDVQDLPLESAISEFAPGQFELTLRHKPDALRACDDAIMYKRLVKAIAQQHGLEATFMAKPFAEQAGSGMHIHVSVNDASGANIFASDDPEGTPALRHAIGGMIGSVGDAFALFAPHANSYRRFKANSYAPVAPTWGVNNRTVSFRIPAGPPPSRHVEHRACGADANPYLAVAAVLAGMHHGMTNKIDPGTAVVGNGYDRDNSGDDKPPSNWFAAVDRFHASKLMRDYLGTRFVDMFSIVKRVEQDRYFGVVPTLDYDWYLRNA
- a CDS encoding aspartate aminotransferase family protein; translation: MISDAAIARVASREAERFRTANPRAFAHHVAAKGWFQSVPFHWMRDWPSPVPIVAASAKDATLTSIDGQRYDDFCLGDTASLFGHSPPALAAALAKQAAEGLSYMLPTERGATLSQRLAAMFGLPLWQVATTASEANRAVIRWCRGISGRPKILTFNGAYHGAVDDAFVDLKGGAPAMRASLVGQVHDLRDTTTVIEFNDEAALAMALRGGDIACVLAEPVMTNVGMVRDAPGFLATLRRLCDETGTLLVFDETHTISSGYGGHGVTHGPTPDLIVVGKSIGGGVPCAVYGFSAAVADRMAALNASRPSGHSGIGTTLSANALAITAMDAMLSDVITPAAYDHMLRGAARLVAGLEQEIAIAGLDWHVTQVGARVEFLTCPAPPSNGGEAKAAMHPELEAAIHLFLATRGILLAPFHNMMLVSPVTADDQIDRLVGAFADCVRALKE
- a CDS encoding ABC transporter substrate-binding protein, coding for MDPFELIKQTRGRRSLLQAMGVAAIGISFGGLAACSKEGGKKLSNGEEAKLNFYNWDTYIGENTLDNFKEATGVDVTMDLFDSNDVLFAKFKAGNPGYDVIVPSNDFVERMHKAGMLLPLDHAQIPNKKNIDPAYINVEYDLQRKYSMPYTWLALGIGYRKSKVSAKPDSWKILFDSPEYAGRIAWLSEAGDMFRLYGKYLGKSVNALTPADIATIEKMMIKQKPNVKKFHEDDGQDLLLKGDVDVVLEYNGDIAQAMVEDADIDFVVPKEGSQLNSDNLCIPKGAPHPKNAHAFINYILDANVDKEITETILYPTPNAAAKALMPDSYKNNPVIFPPPEALAKCEYARFNPELQPLYEEAFTRVRAA